One genomic region from Hirundo rustica isolate bHirRus1 chromosome 5, bHirRus1.pri.v3, whole genome shotgun sequence encodes:
- the DUSP4 gene encoding dual specificity protein phosphatase 4 isoform X1 — translation MVATEGLREMEGSALRRLVGRDEAGAGGAARCLVLDCRPFLAHSAGHIRGALNVRCNTIVRRRAKGAVSLEQILPAEGEVRARLRAGLYAAVVVYDERSPRAEALREDSTVALVVRALRRDTARADIRLLAGTAGRGGSGRREPAEGRAGGPRAPGSRDAAIAPRVGARAVWAGGYERFSSEYPEFCAKTKSLSNVSPPTSAEPLDLGCSSCGTPFHDQGGPVEILPFLYLGSAYHAARRDMLDALGITALLNVSSDCPNHFEGHYQYKCIPVEDNHKADISSWFMEAIEYIDSVKECCGRVLVHCQAGISRSATICLAYLMMKKRVKLEEAFEFVKQRRSIISPNFSFMGQLLQFESQVLATSYAVEAVSPSGTLRERGKAASTPTSQFVFSFPVSVGVHATPSSLPYLHSPITTSPSC, via the exons atgGTGGCCACCGAGGGGCTGCGCGAGATGGAGGGCAGCGCGCTGCGGCGGCTCGTGGGCCGCGACGaggccggggccggcggcgccgCGCGGTGCCTGGTGCTGGACTGCCGCCCCTTCCTGGCGCACAGCGCCGGGCACATCCGCGGGGCGCTCAACGTGCGCTGCAACACGATCGTGAGGCGGCGGGCCAAGGGCGCCGTGAGCCTGGAGCAGATCCTGCCGGCCGAGGGCGAGGTGCGGGCGCGCCTGCGGGCCGGGCTCTACGCCGCCGTCGTGGTGTACGACGAGCGCAGCCCGCGCGCGGAGGCCCTGCGCGAGGACAGCACCGTGGCGCTCGTGGTGCGCGCGCTCCGTCGCGACACGGCGCGCGCCGACATCCGCCTCCTGGCAGGTACCGCCgggcgcggggggagcgggcg TCGGGAGCCGGCGGAGGGGAGGGCCGGGGGCCCGCGCGCACCGGGGTCCCGGGACGCGGCCATTGCCCCCCGCGTGGGAGCCCGGGCGGTCTGGGCCG GGGGCTATGAGCGCTTCTCTTCGGAGTACCCTGAATTCTGTGCAAAAACCAAGTCCCTGAGCAATGTGTCACCCCCCACCAGTGCTGAGCCCCTGGATTTGGGCTGCAGTTCCTGTGGGACTCCCTTTCATGACCAG GGTGGGCCCGTGGaaatccttcccttcctctaCCTTGGCAGCGCCTACCACGCAGCCCGGCGGGACATGCTCGATGCACTGGGcatcacagccctgctgaaCGTCTCCTCAGACTGCCCCAACCATTTCGAGGGGCACTACCAGTACAAGTGTATCCCTGTGGAGGACAACCACAAAGCTGACATCAGCTCCTGGTTCATGGAGGCAATTGAGTACATTG ACTCAGTGAAGGAGTGCTGTGGCCGGGTCCTGGtgcactgccaggctggcatcTCCCGCTCGGCCACCATCTGCTTGGCGTACCTGATGATGAAGAAGCGCGTCAAGCTAGAGGAGGCCTTCGAGTTTGTCAAGCAGCGCCGGAGCATCATCTCCCCCAACTTCAGCTTCatggggcagctgctgcagttcGAGTCACAGGTGTTGGCCACTTCGTACGCCGTGGAGGCCGTCAGCCCCTCGGGGACGCTGCGGGAGCGGGGCAAGGCCGCCTCCACCCCCACCTCGCAGTTTGTCTTCAGCTTCCCAGTGTCTGTCGGTGTCCATGCCACCCCCAGCAGCCTCCCCTACCTGCACAGCCCCATCACCACGTCGCCCAGCTGTTAG
- the DUSP4 gene encoding dual specificity protein phosphatase 4 isoform X2 yields MVATEGLREMEGSALRRLVGRDEAGAGGAARCLVLDCRPFLAHSAGHIRGALNVRCNTIVRRRAKGAVSLEQILPAEGEVRARLRAGLYAAVVVYDERSPRAEALREDSTVALVVRALRRDTARADIRLLAGGYERFSSEYPEFCAKTKSLSNVSPPTSAEPLDLGCSSCGTPFHDQGGPVEILPFLYLGSAYHAARRDMLDALGITALLNVSSDCPNHFEGHYQYKCIPVEDNHKADISSWFMEAIEYIDSVKECCGRVLVHCQAGISRSATICLAYLMMKKRVKLEEAFEFVKQRRSIISPNFSFMGQLLQFESQVLATSYAVEAVSPSGTLRERGKAASTPTSQFVFSFPVSVGVHATPSSLPYLHSPITTSPSC; encoded by the exons atgGTGGCCACCGAGGGGCTGCGCGAGATGGAGGGCAGCGCGCTGCGGCGGCTCGTGGGCCGCGACGaggccggggccggcggcgccgCGCGGTGCCTGGTGCTGGACTGCCGCCCCTTCCTGGCGCACAGCGCCGGGCACATCCGCGGGGCGCTCAACGTGCGCTGCAACACGATCGTGAGGCGGCGGGCCAAGGGCGCCGTGAGCCTGGAGCAGATCCTGCCGGCCGAGGGCGAGGTGCGGGCGCGCCTGCGGGCCGGGCTCTACGCCGCCGTCGTGGTGTACGACGAGCGCAGCCCGCGCGCGGAGGCCCTGCGCGAGGACAGCACCGTGGCGCTCGTGGTGCGCGCGCTCCGTCGCGACACGGCGCGCGCCGACATCCGCCTCCTGGCAG GGGGCTATGAGCGCTTCTCTTCGGAGTACCCTGAATTCTGTGCAAAAACCAAGTCCCTGAGCAATGTGTCACCCCCCACCAGTGCTGAGCCCCTGGATTTGGGCTGCAGTTCCTGTGGGACTCCCTTTCATGACCAG GGTGGGCCCGTGGaaatccttcccttcctctaCCTTGGCAGCGCCTACCACGCAGCCCGGCGGGACATGCTCGATGCACTGGGcatcacagccctgctgaaCGTCTCCTCAGACTGCCCCAACCATTTCGAGGGGCACTACCAGTACAAGTGTATCCCTGTGGAGGACAACCACAAAGCTGACATCAGCTCCTGGTTCATGGAGGCAATTGAGTACATTG ACTCAGTGAAGGAGTGCTGTGGCCGGGTCCTGGtgcactgccaggctggcatcTCCCGCTCGGCCACCATCTGCTTGGCGTACCTGATGATGAAGAAGCGCGTCAAGCTAGAGGAGGCCTTCGAGTTTGTCAAGCAGCGCCGGAGCATCATCTCCCCCAACTTCAGCTTCatggggcagctgctgcagttcGAGTCACAGGTGTTGGCCACTTCGTACGCCGTGGAGGCCGTCAGCCCCTCGGGGACGCTGCGGGAGCGGGGCAAGGCCGCCTCCACCCCCACCTCGCAGTTTGTCTTCAGCTTCCCAGTGTCTGTCGGTGTCCATGCCACCCCCAGCAGCCTCCCCTACCTGCACAGCCCCATCACCACGTCGCCCAGCTGTTAG